The Hermetia illucens chromosome 2, iHerIll2.2.curated.20191125, whole genome shotgun sequence genomic interval caaacgactgtaaagcttacaaaaatttatttaactaatcaaaataggtgccagtcgattcaaagcacttctcccagcgagagaCAAGAACATGTATGTCAGTTTCGTAGAAGCCCAATTTCCGGGTGtcgataaactcgtcgaaggcaattttgatggcctctttatTCCTAAAtggtttttccgccaaaaaatgatccaaatgcttaaaaaagaggtagtcggttggcgaaaggtctgatgagtatggtggatgaggcagagtttcatactgcaattcgttcaacttttgaacggtTGTTCTCCACCATccctgttgactaatctcggccgttgaatactcaatttttggtgcatttcctccagttgggcacagtatttctgtgcatttatcgtttctccaggtgtcaaaaaagaatagtggataactccagctgtagaccaccaaacagtcaccattaccttcttcggatggaggctcggtttcgtcatatgcttcggtggctcatcagcatctatcCATTgggctgatcggcgacgattgtcgtataatatccactttacaTCACGTGTCACTATTCTGTCCAAAAatggatcgcttctgttgcgggagagtaaagaactggaaatttccattcgaagcgccatgttttgctccataagggcatgcggaactaATTTATCGAGCTTTTACACCTCTCCAAGTTATGTAAGTGCCGGGACACTGCCGAATAGTATACGCCCAGTTACTCTGCAATGTCTtttacagactgacgtgtgtcggattcgactagcaaacgcagctcgttgtCAATCTATGGCGCATTTTggaggtttacgtcgcctgaacGGAATTTCTCGAACCATCGTCacgtggttcgttcgcttaccgtattagctccaaatgcgctgttaatgttcctgtcgcctccgctgctttatgagcGAGTTTGAAATCATActgaaaaagtatacgttctcggCTCgtttccatctttttttcctttttattcactgttatcacaatgatggtcaaaactgaaataactctttgattaaatgtaggagtatttatacttcattatccgacaccaacagcgccaactggtggtggtttgatgcagcaaaatcgcaactaacttcacttgattgccaaatcagccatttcatgtgcaccaaccaaatattttaaacttaattccTGATTTTCCCGAGAAAAACCAcaacaatattgaaaaatcgaCCAACATAAAATACGACTTTCGACAGAATGAAGTGACTGGCGGCAAATAACGGTTCTATTCTAACATCACACCCGAGGTAGTGGGCTGACAGCATATTTTGATTCTTCTTCACAATCTAAAACCCAGTGATATagtaaattttctcaaaaaagttgATCGTTCATAATTCGATGGACTGATGTGTACTGCATATCCTGATATACCGCTACAATCTTCACTTACTACTACTTTCTTGGTTTGAACCATTTTACTGGTTTATGTCTAGTATAGTGCTCTAGCCGATATGCGATATTGGAGGTGATTTGTCTTTGTTTTTGGCaggtgttattattatttgtctTTATGTAATGAGCAGAATGGAGataatggcgcaacaatctaattggattagGGCCACACTTcaagttagagcacttcattcaagatcgtaacggtacactataataCACTGTAGCAGGTACTGTGGTCATCCCattccaccagtgagatttgaaccgcgaccttccgtacgaaaaCATTAGGAcgtcaaatatgatatcaaacacAGGTGCGGGTCTACGTTCTTGTCTTTCTCATGATACAGTTGGCCTCATGTTTAAAGTTGTGGGTTTAATGACTGCAGCCTCTGATTTCTCTGATTTTTGGGCTTGTTGACTCCATGCTTCAGCGCTGTCATGCAGTTATTACTGCGAAACGATATGCGACATATTATTGAACTTTTGAATTGCATATTGTCCAGTTTTTTTTCATATCTGAAAGATGCTTTTGGTTTTCCTATTACATACTTCATAAGTTTTTGTTAGAGCCGAGCTTAACATTTAAATCTTCCATTACAATTACAAAAATGAAGTCCCTTCGGAATTAAATGGAGTTTCTTCTCTTACAAGGGGAAATTTGGATCAAAAATAGAACTTAAAAGTGGTTTCTAGGTCATGAGAGCCCACAATGTGGAAATGGTTGGGATGATTTCAATATCAAATCCGTGTTCACTTCTCGAAGATTTGTTCAGGTATGTATAATAGTATAATTCTTTAGTGCTAGGTCTTTTAGAACCATAATTTTTAGCTGATATGGCTGATATATTGAAAGCGGTCCTTCTGAAGACTCTTGTTACAATTGGAGCCTCTGTACATTGCTTTATCGTTGCTTTCACACGGTAAATATCTATAGGTTATAACCCAAAAAGCCCTTGCCATTGGCACAATAACCCGGTTTTGAAAATTGCCCCTCGAGTAATCCGAAAATAGAATGCATGCAATCGTTGGTTCTTTTGCAGGGTGTTACGGGAAGTGAATCTTCTTATGGACTCTAAATGCTAGAACGGCAATAGGCAATATATTGCATCATATCTATGAGCATATTCTCAAGTTTTTTTAATCTTGCCCTTTTTTGATTTGAACTACCGATTGCGACCATGACATTAAATGAGTTCACTTTGCTATTGACCATTTTCGAAATTACCATCATCGGTCATTTTCGTTTCACTTTATGAAAGTTCACCGGAACTAGATAAtgatgaaaaatatgaagaaatatatataaatatatccagAAAAATATATTCTTTCAGTTAACAAAAATATTGTTACAACAAAACACAACAAAAGACAACATGAATAAAACTacttctaaaaaatgctgttctGGTCCGTAAACGATATAGTTATTCAGGCCGGGCTTTGTACTCCAGCGTAGGGTTCTCAATTAACTTCCGGCTTTGTATTAATTTCAACTCCTTTTCCATCCAAGTTAATTTTCGCGTGCCATTTGCTACATCAGGTACATGTTTAATTGTGTTCTTAATGACTGACTGTACGGTGGAGATTGTCAACTCAAAAGCTTTAACAGGATCACTCTGTAGTGCATTGTGTGCCAAAAGTAAGGCTGCAAATAGATCGCCAGTACCTGTGAAATCTGTACCGTCTCCTAATTTAggaaattcaattgaaaatttcgatCCATCTCTAATACTGAGAAACGCTTTAAGATTGTTGGATGAACCTAAATTCGAACTGGATacaacaacaatttttactCCTTTATCGTGTAAAATTTTCGTAGCTGCCCATAAGTCCTCCTCTGTGGTGATTGTTTGTTCGGTAAGCAGTTCGACTTCAAACTGATTTGGTGTTAGGATATCAGCCATGGAAATAATCTCGTTTTTGTAGATAGTGACGAGCTCTTGAGGAACATAGATGCGACCATTATCTCCGAGTACTGGATCGCatactaaaaaaaaatagaatatcacaatttttaaatcgcttttgATATCCATGATAGTGACAATTTTGTCTTTATTTAAATGTAACTCTTCTATTAACGTTAAAATACCAAACTGAATTAATAGATGATTACCAGTTCCACCTCCTGATTTTTCCACTGAATACTTtcgaatatactattataaacataaataactttatttccaGGTTTGGAATCACGGGTTCTTTCTTTCTTGAACAAAAGGTTTGaagtacaaaaaaatataaagaaaagtACCTAATTGGCCTTTacagtttttctcgaaacctaCCGTAAATCAAGCTGGGATTTGCTTCTCTTAGAGACTTTACAATCGCTACAATTTCTCGTAGGAACGTTGCATTCAGAGTATAACCAGTGAGAAGATGTGTATAATACTTCAAAACATCATTTTGTCGAAGCCCATCAAATAATTCCGCTGAAATTCCGAAACGATATTGAATTAAAGAAACAAGCGAAACCT includes:
- the LOC119649155 gene encoding pyridoxal kinase-like; translation: MSPTDWKVLSIQSHVVHGYVGNKSATFPLQLLGFEVDALNSVQLSNHRGYKHSKGQILRETELAELFDGLRQNDVLKYYTHLLTGYTLNATFLREIVAIVKSLREANPSLIYVCDPVLGDNGRIYVPQELVTIYKNEIISMADILTPNQFEVELLTEQTITTEEDLWAATKILHDKGVKIVVVSSSNLGSSNNLKAFLSIRDGSKFSIEFPKLGDGTDFTGTGDLFAALLLAHNALQSDPVKAFELTISTVQSVIKNTIKHVPDVANGTRKLTWMEKELKLIQSRKLIENPTLEYKARPE